The nucleotide sequence GCCGCCGTAGCGCAAGCCCATGCCGCCCACCAGCACCATGATCAACAGGTTCGCCGACTGCGTCCAATGCATGAGGTTGGGCGATACGAACAGATTGTTGTTGGCCAGCAGCGCCCCGGCCAGGCCGGCGACGGCCGCGCCGATCACGAAGGCGCCCAGCTTGATGCGGTATACCGGGTAACCCAGCGCCGTCATGCGGGATTCGTTCTCCCGTACGCCCTGCAGCGCGGCCCCGTAGCGCGAATCCGTCAGGCGGTTCAACAGCGCCGACACCAGTACGAACAGCAGCAGGACGACGTAGTAGAACGGGACGTCCGCGCCCAGGTCCACGCCGGGCAGCACCGCCGGCCCCGGCAGGTTCAGGCCGTCCTCGCCGCCGTACTGGCGCAGCGAGATGAAGACGTAATAAAGCATCTGGGCGAAGGCCAGCGTGATCATGATGAAGTACACGCCACGCGTGCGCAGCGAGATCGCGCCGACGATCCAGGCCAGCAGCGCGGCCAGCAGCGCCGCCGCGGGCCAGGCGACCAGCGCCGAGCGCACCCCTGCCGTCGCCAGCATCGCGGCGGCATAGGCGCCCGCGCCGAAAAACGCGGCATGCCCCAGCGCCACCATGCCGCCGTAGCCCAGCACCAGGTTCAGGCCGGCTGCCGCCAGGGCGAAGATCAGCACGCGCCGCACGAAGGAAATATAGAAGTCCAGCCCGACCAGGGGCGCCACCAGGGGAAACAGCGCCAACGCGCCGACGCCTGCCAGGGTCCACAACATGCTGCGTCGCATAATCATCCGCGGGCGGGAAACAGGCCGGCGGGACGGAACACCAGCACCGCCGCCATCAGGATATAGATCGCCAGCGCCGCCAGCGTGGGACCCACGCTGCCCGCGACCGATGGCGGAAACACTTGCCGCAGCAGCAGGGGCAGGAACGCCCGCCCCGCCGTATCGACCATGCCGACCAGCAGCGCGCCGACGAAGGCGCCCCGTATCGAGCCGATCCCGCCGATCACGATGCAGACCAGCACCAGGATCAGGATGTCTTCGCCCATGCCTACCTGCACGGCGGTCAGCGGCCCCAGCAGCGCGCCGGCCACGGCGGCCAGCATGGCGCCCAGGCAGAACACCCCCAGGAATAGCAGCGGCACGCGCACGCCCATCAGCGTGGCCATCTGGCGGTTGGAGGCGCCCGCCCGCACCAGCACGCCGGCGCGCGTACGCGTCACGAAGAGATAAAGCCCCAGCGCCACCAGCAGGCCGACCGCGATGATCATGAGCCGGTAGGAGGAATACATCAGGTCGGGCAGCAGCCGCACCGGCCCGCTCAGCGCCGCGGGCGTGGCCAGCATCACGGGCGCCGGCCCCCAGACCAGCTTGACCAGGTCGTTGGCGATCAGGATGACGGCATAGGTGCCCAGCACCTGCGCCAGGTGGTCGCGCAGCGCCAGGCGGCGGATCAGCACGAGTTCCAGCACCGCGCCGACCACGCCGGTGGCCAGCGCCGCCACGCACACCGCCGCCACGAAGGAGCCGGTGCGCTGCATGGTTTCCGCCGCCACATAGGCGCCGGCCATGTACAGCGAGCCGTGCGCCAGGTTCAGGATGTCCATGATGCCGAAGACCAGCGTCAGGCCGGCGGCGATCAGGAACAGCATCAGGCCGAATTGCAGTCCGTTGAGCAATTGCTCCAGGACAAGGGTGTATCCCATGGCGCCGTCAGAGCTTGCACTGCCCGACGTAGACGTCCTGGTAGTGATCCACCGCCTTGCCCACGAGCTTGTTCGTCACGCGGCCGCTGCCGTCCTTGTCGATCACGCGGACATAGTAGGCCTGGATGGGATAGTGGTTCACGCCGTAGCTGAACTTGCCTCGCACCGACGGGAAGTCGGCCTTGGCCAGCGCCGCCACGATGGCCTGGCGGTCGCCGGCCTTGCCGCCGCTCTGCTTGACCGCCGCATCCATGGCCATGATCACGTCATAGGCCTGCGCCGCGTACAAGGAAGGATAGCGGCCGTTGTATTCCTTGCGGAAGGCGTCGACGAACGCCTTGTTGGCCGGCACGTCCAGGTCATGCGCCCACTGGGCGGTGTTGTACATGCCCACCATGTCCGCGCCCACCGCCTGGATCACGTCCTCGTCGGCGGAGAAGCCGGGTCCCACCAGGGCGATGCCGCTCTTCAGGCCCGCGCCCACGAATTGCTTGATGAAGTTGATGCCCATGCCGCCGGGCAGGAAGATGTACACGGCGTCCGGCTTGGCGGCGCGTATCTGCGCGAGCTCGGCGGCGTAGTCCAGCTGGCCCAGCTTGGTATAGAGTTCCTCGGCCACAGGGGCCTTGTAGCCGCGCTTGAAGCCGGTCAGCGCGTCGCGTCCCGCCGGGTAGTCGGGCGCGATGATCAGCATCTTCTTATAGCCGCGGTCCGCCGCCATCTTGCCGGCTACCTCGTGGAAGGCATCGTTCTGGTAGGCGGTGCCGAACCAGTAGGCGTTGCACTGCTCGCCCGCATACTGGCTGGGGCCGGGGTTATTGGACAGATAAGGCACCTTGGCCGCGAACAGCGCCGGGCCGACGGCCAGCGCCACGTTCGAGCCTATGGGCCCGGTGAAGAAATCGATCTTTTCGCGCTGGATATAGCGCGTAACCAGTTGGCGCGCCTGGTCCGGGTTGCCGCCCATGTCCGTTTGCAGGAACTCGGCGGGCTGGCCGCCCAGCTTGTTGCCCAGCTGCTTGATGGCCAGGTTGAATCCATCGCGGGCTTCGGCGCCCAGGGCCGAGAACGGCCCGGAGATATCGTTGGCGATGCCGACCTTGATGGTGTCCGCCGCGGCGATGCCGGGCAGCAGCACGGCGGCCGCGACGAGAGACGGGATGAAACGCATGCGATGCTCCTGGCGCGAGCCGCGCCGGCCGGTTCTTGAAATGTGTGATGCGATTCCACGACCGCCGGCGTTTGCATTCCCCCTGCACGCTGGCGTCCGACATAGTTTAGGTTTAAAGTAATGTGCCGAACAAGTCTAGGGTTTTTACCAATACCCCCGTAATGGCCACACTTTATCGCGACTACGATCGCGCCGCGCTGGACATCCAGTACAACGCACGCGCCACGGTGCCCGACTTCAGCGCCATCACGCGCCAGTATGCCGAAGAAAGCCGGCGCGCGCGCGAGACGCTGCCCTGCGCGCTGGACGTGGCCTACGGGCCGCACGCGGACGAAACGCTGGACATCTTCCCGGCCGCCGGCGGCGGGCCCGCGCCGGTCTTCGTCTTCGTGCACGGGGGCTACTGGCGGCTGCTTTCCAAGGACGATTCCAGCGGCATGGCGCCGGCCTTCACCCGCGCGGGCGCCATG is from Bordetella bronchialis and encodes:
- a CDS encoding ABC transporter substrate-binding protein, encoding MRFIPSLVAAAVLLPGIAAADTIKVGIANDISGPFSALGAEARDGFNLAIKQLGNKLGGQPAEFLQTDMGGNPDQARQLVTRYIQREKIDFFTGPIGSNVALAVGPALFAAKVPYLSNNPGPSQYAGEQCNAYWFGTAYQNDAFHEVAGKMAADRGYKKMLIIAPDYPAGRDALTGFKRGYKAPVAEELYTKLGQLDYAAELAQIRAAKPDAVYIFLPGGMGINFIKQFVGAGLKSGIALVGPGFSADEDVIQAVGADMVGMYNTAQWAHDLDVPANKAFVDAFRKEYNGRYPSLYAAQAYDVIMAMDAAVKQSGGKAGDRQAIVAALAKADFPSVRGKFSYGVNHYPIQAYYVRVIDKDGSGRVTNKLVGKAVDHYQDVYVGQCKL
- a CDS encoding branched-chain amino acid ABC transporter permease: MGYTLVLEQLLNGLQFGLMLFLIAAGLTLVFGIMDILNLAHGSLYMAGAYVAAETMQRTGSFVAAVCVAALATGVVGAVLELVLIRRLALRDHLAQVLGTYAVILIANDLVKLVWGPAPVMLATPAALSGPVRLLPDLMYSSYRLMIIAVGLLVALGLYLFVTRTRAGVLVRAGASNRQMATLMGVRVPLLFLGVFCLGAMLAAVAGALLGPLTAVQVGMGEDILILVLVCIVIGGIGSIRGAFVGALLVGMVDTAGRAFLPLLLRQVFPPSVAGSVGPTLAALAIYILMAAVLVFRPAGLFPARG